A genomic segment from Streptomyces antibioticus encodes:
- a CDS encoding ROK family transcriptional regulator, protein MAGTAGTPGTPRVLRAMNDRTALDLLLAHGPLSRTRIGKLTGLSKPTASQLLARLEAAGLVLATGTTEGRPGPNAQLYGVNPAAGYAAGLDVTPERVLAAVADLTGRTVGTYEVATPARKAAGAVVRQVTDALDGAVKAAGLTRDDVRRLVVATPGAFDPTTGRLRYASHLPGWHAPALLDDLAAALPMPVEYENDVNLVAVAEQRLGAARGHEDFVLLWNEGGLGAALVLGGRLHRGWTGGAGEVGFLPVPGAPLVRQVRKANSGGFQELAGSQALPRLAREIGMNDVPSGPYTEAAATLLERAAAEDTVLHRLLLETYATRLATGLASLVSVLDPELVVLSGTALTAGGETLRALVEAELADLAASRPKLVLGDVTEHPVLRGALESALAATRDEVFDTSR, encoded by the coding sequence ATGGCAGGAACCGCCGGTACGCCGGGCACCCCGCGCGTCCTGCGCGCCATGAACGACCGCACCGCCCTCGACCTCCTGCTCGCGCACGGCCCACTGTCCCGCACCCGCATCGGCAAGCTCACCGGCCTGTCCAAGCCGACCGCCTCCCAGCTCCTCGCCCGGCTGGAGGCGGCGGGCCTGGTCCTGGCCACCGGCACCACCGAGGGCCGCCCCGGACCCAACGCCCAGCTCTACGGGGTCAACCCGGCCGCCGGATACGCCGCCGGACTCGACGTCACCCCCGAGCGCGTCCTCGCCGCCGTCGCCGACCTCACCGGCCGGACCGTCGGCACCTACGAGGTGGCCACGCCCGCCAGAAAGGCCGCGGGGGCCGTCGTACGGCAGGTCACCGACGCGCTCGACGGCGCGGTCAAGGCCGCCGGCCTCACCCGCGACGACGTGCGCCGGCTCGTCGTCGCCACCCCGGGCGCCTTCGACCCCACCACCGGCCGGCTGCGCTACGCCTCCCACCTCCCCGGCTGGCACGCGCCCGCACTGCTCGACGACCTCGCGGCGGCACTGCCGATGCCGGTGGAGTACGAGAACGACGTCAACCTCGTCGCCGTCGCCGAACAACGGCTCGGCGCGGCCCGCGGCCACGAGGACTTCGTCCTGCTGTGGAACGAGGGCGGTCTCGGCGCCGCCCTCGTGCTCGGCGGCCGGCTGCACCGCGGCTGGACCGGCGGCGCGGGAGAAGTAGGTTTCCTTCCGGTTCCCGGCGCACCGCTGGTCCGGCAGGTGAGGAAAGCCAACAGTGGCGGCTTCCAGGAGCTGGCCGGCTCCCAGGCGCTGCCCCGGCTGGCCCGCGAGATCGGGATGAACGACGTCCCCTCCGGGCCCTACACCGAAGCCGCCGCCACCCTCCTCGAACGGGCCGCCGCCGAGGACACCGTCCTGCACCGGCTGCTTCTGGAGACGTACGCGACCCGGCTGGCCACCGGTCTCGCCTCGCTGGTCTCCGTGCTCGACCCCGAACTCGTCGTCCTCAGCGGCACCGCCCTGACGGCCGGCGGCGAGACGCTCCGCGCGCTCGTCGAGGCCGAACTCGCGGACCTCGCCGCGTCCCGGCCCAAGCTGGTCCTGGGCGACGTCACCGAACACCCCGTCCTGCGCGGCGCGCTGGAGAGCGCGCTGGCGGCCACCCGCGACGAGGTCTTCGACACCTCGCGCTGA
- a CDS encoding ABC transporter substrate-binding protein, with translation MPTRIPSAVRKAAFALAASTALLLSTTACTGHSAGGADDDASKETTLTFWHAWSAPGEVKAVQALVDGFEKAHPNIHVTVVGNMTDDKINQALRAGGTKAPDVISSFTTNNVGKFCSSGALVDLNPFFEKAGVDPDTTFPKAMNEYTQFEGDRCAVPLLGDAYGLYYNKTAFEKAGISGPPKTWSEFEADAKKLTIPQGDSYEQLGFMPNYHGWETTTEHYLGQFSPTYFDKAGKSTIATDPAVPAAFTLQKKLVDGLGGFKRLEKYRSGLGDEWGPKHPFHTGQVAMQLDGEWRLGMALDAKPDFEIGVAPLPVPDDQADQYGKGYITGTIAGIAATSQKQNAAWELVKYMTTDTDAVVAFSNAIHNVPSTLAALKSPDLTYDPRFKTFLDIAANPNSTTSPASVNGGVYLTTIQQLGYDYESGKVTDLTAGLKKAAAQIDTDIAQAK, from the coding sequence ATGCCCACACGCATACCCTCAGCGGTCCGAAAAGCGGCTTTCGCCCTCGCCGCGTCCACCGCCCTCCTCCTGAGCACCACCGCCTGTACCGGCCATTCCGCCGGCGGCGCGGACGACGACGCGTCCAAGGAGACGACCCTCACCTTCTGGCACGCGTGGAGCGCGCCCGGCGAGGTCAAGGCCGTGCAGGCACTGGTCGACGGCTTCGAGAAGGCGCACCCCAACATCCATGTGACCGTCGTCGGCAACATGACCGACGACAAGATCAACCAGGCACTGCGGGCGGGCGGCACCAAGGCGCCGGACGTGATCTCCTCCTTCACCACCAACAACGTCGGGAAGTTCTGCTCCTCCGGCGCCCTGGTCGACCTCAACCCCTTCTTCGAGAAGGCGGGCGTCGACCCGGACACCACCTTCCCGAAGGCGATGAACGAGTACACCCAGTTCGAGGGCGACCGCTGCGCCGTCCCGCTGCTGGGCGACGCCTACGGCCTCTACTACAACAAGACGGCGTTCGAGAAGGCCGGCATCAGCGGCCCGCCCAAGACCTGGTCCGAGTTCGAGGCCGACGCCAAGAAGCTGACGATCCCCCAGGGCGACAGCTACGAGCAGCTCGGCTTCATGCCGAACTACCACGGCTGGGAGACCACCACCGAGCACTACCTGGGCCAGTTCTCGCCGACGTACTTCGACAAGGCGGGCAAGTCCACGATCGCCACCGACCCGGCGGTCCCGGCGGCCTTCACCCTCCAGAAGAAGCTGGTGGACGGACTCGGCGGCTTCAAGAGGCTGGAGAAGTACCGTTCCGGCCTCGGCGACGAGTGGGGCCCCAAGCACCCCTTCCACACCGGCCAGGTGGCGATGCAGCTCGACGGCGAGTGGCGCCTCGGCATGGCCCTGGACGCAAAGCCGGACTTCGAGATCGGGGTCGCCCCGCTGCCCGTCCCGGACGACCAGGCGGACCAGTACGGCAAGGGGTACATCACCGGCACCATCGCCGGGATCGCCGCCACCAGCCAGAAGCAGAACGCGGCCTGGGAACTGGTGAAGTACATGACCACCGACACGGACGCGGTCGTCGCCTTCTCCAACGCCATCCACAACGTGCCCTCGACGCTGGCCGCCCTGAAGTCCCCGGACCTGACGTACGACCCGCGGTTCAAGACCTTCCTCGACATCGCCGCGAACCCGAACTCCACCACCTCCCCGGCCTCGGTCAACGGCGGTGTCTACCTGACCACGATCCAGCAGCTCGGCTACGACTACGAGAGCGGCAAGGTCACCGACCTGACGGCGGGCCTGAAGAAGGCGGCCGCGCAGATCGACACGGACATCGCGCAGGCGAAGTAG
- a CDS encoding carbohydrate ABC transporter permease has protein sequence MSTTASPALRAKRRRAALRTTAFLSPWLIGFTVFFAYPMLSTVYFSFMRYDGFRPPEWSGTKNWAYVFESYPLFWPALRNTLWLVVIMVGLRVLFGLGIGLLITKIKTATGVFRTLFYLPYLAPPVAATMAFAFLLNPGTGPVNSILERAGLPAPGWFNDPTWSKPALTLLALWGVGDLMVIFMASLLDVPREQYEAAELDGASAWQRFRFVTLPNISPIIMFAVVTGVIQAMQYYTQPLVAGKVASGVIQGAGTMFEPGYPDRSTLTLPQLVYNLGFQRFDYGSACVVALVLFALSMAFTALLMRRRGGLIQAGD, from the coding sequence ATGAGCACGACGGCCTCCCCCGCCCTGAGGGCGAAGCGCCGCAGGGCGGCGCTTCGCACCACGGCCTTCCTGTCGCCGTGGCTGATCGGCTTCACGGTCTTCTTCGCCTACCCGATGCTGTCCACGGTCTACTTCTCGTTCATGCGCTACGACGGCTTCCGGCCGCCGGAGTGGAGCGGGACGAAGAACTGGGCGTACGTCTTCGAGTCCTACCCCCTGTTCTGGCCGGCCCTGCGCAACACCCTGTGGCTGGTGGTGATCATGGTGGGTCTGCGGGTCCTGTTCGGACTCGGGATCGGTCTGCTCATCACGAAGATCAAGACAGCGACGGGGGTCTTCCGCACCCTCTTCTACCTGCCCTATCTGGCCCCGCCCGTGGCGGCCACCATGGCCTTCGCGTTCCTCCTCAACCCCGGTACGGGCCCGGTCAACTCGATCCTGGAGCGGGCCGGCCTGCCGGCGCCGGGCTGGTTCAACGACCCCACCTGGTCCAAGCCGGCCCTGACCCTGCTGGCGCTGTGGGGCGTCGGCGACCTGATGGTGATCTTCATGGCCTCGCTGCTCGACGTACCGCGCGAGCAGTACGAGGCGGCGGAGCTGGACGGGGCGTCGGCCTGGCAGCGGTTCCGGTTCGTCACCCTTCCCAACATTTCGCCGATCATCATGTTCGCCGTCGTCACCGGTGTCATCCAGGCGATGCAGTACTACACACAGCCCCTGGTGGCCGGGAAGGTCGCCTCCGGGGTGATCCAGGGCGCGGGCACCATGTTCGAGCCCGGCTACCCCGACCGTTCCACGCTCACCCTCCCCCAGCTCGTCTACAACCTCGGCTTCCAGCGCTTCGACTACGGCTCCGCCTGTGTCGTCGCCCTGGTCCTGTTCGCCCTGTCGATGGCGTTCACCGCGCTGCTGATGCGGCGCCGGGGCGGTCTCATCCAGGCAGGTGACTGA
- a CDS encoding carbohydrate ABC transporter permease codes for MAQHAGIAAARRRTLLEWIAVHSLGVAAALFFTLPFVFVFLTSLMSDSQALSRDLIPHTWEWANYRKVFDTPGFVTWWKNTLLYAGLGTVLTVVSSIPVAYALAKFRFRGRNLTLMLVISMMMLPPQVVVIPMYLFWAKQLDLSGTLWPLIVPMAFGDAFSIFLLRQFLTTIPNEYLDAAKVDGCGELRTLLKVVLPMAKPGVAAVALFQFFYAWNDYFGPQIYASENPAAWTLSYGLESFKGAHHTDWNLTMAATVLVMAPVILVFFFAQKAFVEGVTLTGVKG; via the coding sequence ATGGCGCAGCACGCCGGCATCGCGGCGGCCCGCCGCAGGACGCTCCTGGAGTGGATCGCGGTCCACTCCCTGGGCGTGGCGGCCGCCCTCTTCTTCACCCTCCCCTTCGTGTTCGTGTTCCTGACGTCCCTGATGAGCGACTCCCAGGCGCTCAGCCGGGACCTGATCCCGCACACCTGGGAATGGGCCAACTACCGGAAGGTCTTCGACACCCCGGGCTTCGTCACCTGGTGGAAGAACACGCTGCTCTACGCGGGACTGGGAACAGTCCTTACGGTCGTCTCGTCGATCCCGGTGGCGTACGCGCTGGCCAAGTTCCGCTTCCGGGGCCGGAATCTGACGCTCATGCTGGTGATCTCGATGATGATGCTGCCTCCGCAGGTGGTCGTCATCCCGATGTACCTGTTCTGGGCGAAGCAGTTGGACCTGTCGGGCACGCTGTGGCCGCTGATCGTCCCGATGGCGTTCGGCGACGCGTTCTCGATCTTCCTGCTGCGGCAGTTCCTGACGACCATCCCGAACGAGTACCTGGACGCGGCGAAGGTGGACGGCTGCGGCGAGCTGCGGACCCTGCTGAAGGTGGTGCTGCCGATGGCGAAGCCCGGTGTCGCCGCCGTCGCGCTCTTCCAGTTCTTCTACGCCTGGAACGACTACTTCGGCCCGCAGATCTACGCCTCGGAGAACCCGGCCGCGTGGACCCTGTCCTACGGCCTGGAGTCCTTCAAGGGCGCCCACCACACCGACTGGAACCTCACCATGGCCGCCACCGTGCTGGTCATGGCCCCGGTGATCCTCGTGTTCTTCTTCGCGCAGAAGGCGTTCGTCGAGGGCGTCACCCTGACCGGAGTGAAGGGTTGA
- a CDS encoding 6-phospho-beta-glucosidase encodes MKLTVVGGGSTYTPELIDGFARLRDTLPVTELVLMDPSAERLGLVGGLARRIFARQGHPGRIVTTSDLDAAVDGADAVLLQLRVGGQAAREQDETWPLECGCVGQETTGAGGLAKALRTVPVVLDIAERVRRANPRAWIIDFTNPVGIVTRALLQEGHRAVGLCNVAIGFQRKFAALLGVAPSAVHLDHVGLNHLTWETAVRLDGPEGEDVLPRLLAGHGDAVAADLRLPRAVLDRLGVVPSYYLRYFYAHDEVVEELRTKPSRAAEVAAMERRLLEMYGDPDLAEKPELLAQRGGAFYSEAAVDLAAALLTGAGSPYQVVNTRNAGTLPFLPDDAVIEVQAAVGSKGAAPLPTAAPVDPLYAGLIAQVTAYEDLALEAALRGGRDRVFRALLSHPLVGQYALADRLTDRLIAHNREHLAWA; translated from the coding sequence GTGAAACTCACCGTGGTCGGCGGCGGATCGACCTACACACCCGAACTGATCGACGGCTTCGCGCGGTTGCGGGACACCCTGCCCGTCACGGAGCTGGTGCTGATGGACCCGTCGGCCGAACGCCTCGGCCTGGTCGGCGGTCTGGCCCGGCGCATCTTCGCCCGGCAGGGCCACCCCGGCCGGATCGTGACGACGTCCGACCTGGACGCGGCGGTGGACGGCGCCGACGCCGTGCTGCTCCAGTTGCGCGTCGGCGGCCAGGCCGCGCGCGAGCAGGACGAGACCTGGCCCCTGGAGTGCGGCTGCGTCGGCCAGGAGACCACGGGCGCCGGCGGTCTCGCCAAGGCGCTGCGCACCGTCCCGGTGGTCCTGGACATCGCCGAGCGGGTCCGCAGGGCCAACCCGCGGGCCTGGATCATCGACTTCACCAACCCGGTCGGCATCGTCACCCGCGCCCTCCTCCAGGAGGGCCACCGCGCGGTCGGCCTGTGCAATGTGGCGATCGGCTTCCAGCGGAAGTTCGCCGCCCTGCTCGGGGTCGCCCCGTCGGCCGTCCACCTGGACCACGTGGGCCTCAACCACCTGACCTGGGAGACCGCGGTACGGCTCGACGGACCCGAGGGCGAGGACGTCCTGCCGCGCCTGCTGGCCGGACACGGCGACGCCGTCGCCGCCGACCTGCGGCTGCCGCGCGCCGTCCTGGACCGGCTCGGCGTGGTCCCGTCGTACTACCTGCGCTACTTCTACGCCCATGACGAGGTCGTCGAGGAGCTGCGCACCAAGCCGTCGCGGGCCGCCGAGGTGGCCGCGATGGAACGGCGGCTGCTGGAGATGTACGGCGACCCGGACCTGGCCGAGAAGCCGGAGCTGCTGGCACAGCGCGGCGGGGCCTTCTACTCGGAGGCGGCCGTGGACCTGGCGGCGGCGCTGCTCACCGGTGCGGGCAGCCCGTACCAGGTGGTGAACACGCGCAACGCGGGCACGCTGCCCTTCCTGCCCGACGACGCGGTGATCGAGGTGCAGGCGGCGGTGGGTTCCAAGGGTGCCGCCCCGCTGCCGACGGCGGCCCCCGTGGACCCGCTGTACGCGGGTCTGATCGCCCAGGTGACGGCGTACGAGGACCTGGCGCTGGAGGCGGCGCTGCGCGGTGGCCGCGACCGGGTGTTCCGCGCCCTGCTGTCCCATCCGCTGGTCGGTCAGTACGCGCTCGCCGATCGGCTCACCGACCGGCTGATCGCACACAACAGGGAGCATCTCGCGTGGGCCTGA